The genomic interval ATCATTGACAGAACCTGAGAACCTCAAAAAATTTGAAGCTGCAAAAAGGCATCAGGTTCAGATACAGTTCATTTTCAGTATTTCAGTTAGTCCCTTTGTGCAGGATGCTTAAAAAccacaggcctatccgaagatcggaaataatgagctctgagctcgatccgtagggtaacgtctggctgtctcgtcagagactgcagcaaatcaaacagtgaaacacacacacacacacacacacacacacacacacacacacacacacacacacacacacacacacattatgtttACACTTGAGGGTAGTATATATACAGTGAATAAATCCTATATTCACTGTCTTGATATGAAAGTGAGaaaagttttgttacataatgTCTCGCAAAGTTTAGAATGCTTACTTCTTGTGATAGTCCAAACCAATCTCTCCCAGAGCCAAAGTATTGGAATTCATCAGAGCTACTTGGAGGTAAgcctcttcctcatcaccaaAGTGATCAGCAAAGTGAGGATGGCAACCAAAGGCTGCCCAAACACCTACCTCCTCAATGATGGCCTCCCACCAGCTAATCTGCAAAAACACATGCATTAAAACTGCCATGTCCAAAACAACTTCAGCTTTACATATGTAAAGGTAACTTGATTTATgtgatagatgcattccaagaggcatcgcgtatatcaaaattcgcgttaaacatgtaattctcataagaaacaatagataatagggggaatgtgggatgtggtccaaaaaaatttgtacaaagtactctatttatttggctaaattaacatgtttttattatttaccattctagaTACtaaaagtgtatttaaagtaaagggaaaagcaagaaataataagagaaagcaaaaaataatagcagaaaacaacaaaacaaagaatacgtaaacaaaacactcactgcatcactgccttcaccactcataccacagtcagtcaccatcttcctctgacctttaccactttatcaaaaatccactcatcaaaaataaccccacatgcagaagatgaaggacgttttggtgAATTacaggcagattgaagagattccgtctgtactcagtgctggcagactgcaaatgaggcacgagaagagagggagctggatccaagaaagtttaacaatgtcagagcaacctcctgccgcgaaatggcatccatgaacgcttggagggacagtaacaaggttgctatcaggttgctctcaggttatGGGAACAACACCTCTTgaagtggtgttactgtcttatttatgttcacaaaacagcATTTCTATCAACTTTTAACAAACCTTGCCTGcgagaaaggattgttttataatgcataaagtgaaatcttacatggaataccaaaaaaataaagcagagatgagatagGCTACAGACAAGGCGGAGACTCGCAGCGACTTAGccacttcttcttttttgtgatCCTTTTAGCTTGCTTGTTGCTTTCACcatgatatttatgtttccactcctcaaatgcctgctataatggatatcatatcttagtattcatgtacgctcatgccatgaggataacctcgactccgtggcactgagtaatagtgaattattaatgaaatatcgtggtatttcattaggaattcactatcactcagtgccacggagtcggtTATCGTATGAGcgtatgaatactaagatatgatatccattatagcaggcatttgaggagtggaaacataaatatcatggtgaaagcaacacgcaaattataagggtcacaagaagaaaagaagaagcggacgagtcgccgcgagtctccgcCTCATCtatggccgatctcatctctgctttattttttggtattccatgtaagacttcactttatgcattataaaacaatcctttcttgaggGCAAAGTTTGTAAatagctaatagaaatgttgctttgtgaacataaatgcatatgtaagacagcaacctgagagcaacctgagagcaacccgatagcaacctcgttaccatccctccaagcgttcatggatgccatttcgtggCAGGAGATTGCTGAgacgttaaagtttcttggatccagctcctggcagccaatgagcattTTTAGGCAGGCTACCAACCTccgccaacagcaacgaatctttgtggatgctattttacaaaagttggtatgtgagcaggaggttgctatggagaTTGCCTGCACCAACAcagacaacaacctgcttcttggatctggccccggagctcccacctatcggccagctgcggaattctctggcgcgcagtttgaaattgcatctggcgctcagtttcaaaatgcagttgggccaaatcatgtataagcaaaccgatcgcacaaattaaattaattataatatttttttcagtcgcgttataacaaaaaccgTTCGCAGTTCGAATTATTGCCAATTTTAACTCGGTTAAtcaatacccaatcctcaaatTTCAACcaactgactcgccaattcgacaATCATATCTCGCGCACCACCCACCTGGTCAAATCCGCTGCCACCACAAATTCATCCCCAGCCCGCCAGACGGAAGTGTAAACCGACGCTATCCTGTGCCGCACAGATTGGGCAAAAAGTAGCAGATTGGGCTACTTCTGAAGAGTATGCACTACTTAGATAGATTCATAATCCGCTACCTGCAATTTTTTGGGCTACTTAATTCATATGTTTGGGCTGTTTGATGACATTATTGGGCTACATTTGCAATTTTTCTAAAtgttaacaataatgatgatattaacaacattaataataaagtaagaataataataatagttgtaatatTAACAGTGACATTGAGAACGGTGTAGTAATGCTGCTTTTTTTGTGGTGAGTAGGCAACTGATGACATCACGCTACTCTCGTCTCACCATCGTCAAGAAAATTACTTACTATAGTCTGTCCGTTTTGATTATCTCAGAGCAAACCGTGTGTTCGGTTGGCACCCCTGCTTCACCTCTGCTCTCACTCAGCCCCACTGAGACAAAGATTCATTAAcaaatatttatatttattcactttactcaGTAACGTGTaccttgagcttataagaaagtgtgaggaaggtatagctcacagtgtcatTGCAGTGCAAATgagtgtccctagatcaacagtatcatcaatttggaagaacagatAAAGTACTGTGAGAccactgcaagtgtttttatttctaaaaatgtactgtacagcaccctaatgtttaataaaaaaaaaaaagataaatgaggcCTTTAATAATACTGAATTAGTCAAGTTAATGTTTTTTACAGGTTATAGTGATGATTTGGAGGgttaggctggaggttggtccctatcccccttaaattcttaagtatcttacgggaaaaattgcttcacgactcgaataaacgctgatttgaccgatgaaaaaccgccctaaccTCGTCGAAttacgaggatcccctgtactcTGGTCTTTCCTTTGACTGCAAGTTCATTCTCACATCAAATTATTTGAATCACTAAATTATACTGTAATACTTGCAGTAATGTCACAGAATATCATGACTAAATTAATCATTTTAATTTGTTGAAAAGCTGACATCATTTACAAAACCATATTTTGTATACAAAGAATAAACTACATCATAAATATGCAGTAGCTTAACAAACATTTACCATAAATTCAGCAACTGGCCATCTGGTGTTGGTGGCACCACTGGCATGCCTATCACCTATCAGCTGTTAAAAGTGGCAGGTTAGCTAAACTATGTATCCTACTACTGCAACATAGCATGTGTGAACCACTGTgaaataataatacagtaatcCATATAGTAAACTGATTTATGAAACATGAAGATTTACTAGGAAATAAATATGGCAGACTGAGGCAGCTACAGTAAGTGGTGTATAGTGCCTCAGTAAGTGGAAAGTGGTATGTAGGATACATCGATTGATGTGAATGGTAGTCCTGATGGATGGTACATTTCACTTCATACAATAAGTGAAGTCACAGGTGTCATTAAGATCTCTACATTACGTAGCCTTACAAAACATGGATTTCAGTAGAAAATTGTTTTTGACAGCAAGAGTTATGGCAAGAGGCATACAACAAGCCTCAGGATCATCTCTACTCTGACAACAGTTTCATCTTTATCTAAAACTATTCTTTTGATAGCATGTGGCTTAGCATCCTTCTTCAGAGATCACCGAGTAATGCCTCCCTATACTCTCACTCAAGGAAATACTGATCTGTTATCCAGTGACCAACAACCCCAATGTGGACTTTGACTAGCTTTGATTGCCTAGTCAATGTAATCTAACCCTATTTTGTACCATTTTCCTTATAAAATGtgtggaataataaaaatatatcttTACAAGCTCAACATACATCACATACTGCACATTTCATCATACTTGAACAAATGGACAATGCTCACTGATGCCTCCCTACCTTTGAGAATGTCCATGGTTTGCAGAAGATGGTCACACATCCCTCATAGGAGAGCGGAAATGGGTCCTTGGTGTCATTCCTGAACTTGGAATACGACCCACTGTGTCTGATGCGCTCAAAGAGGAAGTCTATGTGGCAGTGGGTGTCAACAAAGCCTGGGGCAAAGGACTTCACTACCAGCTCTTTGTCATCAAAATCTGCCTGAAGAATGTATGCACATGGGTAAATAATATTGCTCTCTACAGTTCAAgttctccatccatccatccatccatcccatctctctctctctctctctctctctctctctctctctctctctctctgaactacaTACTGAAAAacacaatatattttcttccaaAACAACACATTTTATCTCCATCCCAATTTTAGATATTTCCATGCTTTTTCTATACATGGTAATATGCATctgagagaatgaaaacaggTAATTACAGTTGAAAATGTAGGTAAAAATTCagaaaataaatagtgaaaatgtgaaagaatCATCAATACTAATGTGGGGCCTGTATGAAGAACTAATTTTCCATTacatgtcctggcctatagcacctgtaggtaacttgaagagtattggaagtgctgttaagcttccacccattagtggcacaggcaattttatttatagtggtacccatattagggcccatatcctCACCCAAATGCATctctggtgtaaccacctagacatgtaggtaactttaaatcatTCAACAAAAGGCAAAGTTTCAAAGCTGTACTtggtgagattcgaacctacataTGGACATCTctccaatcccacgctcaccaccttatccactacgccactgcctcaAAACAGTATTTGTCACATCAGAGTTATCATGACATGAACATGACCAGAATTGCTCACCAGATCCAGTGAGACAAGAGGGCAAACCTTCGCTGACTGGACCACTGGCTGCCTCACCACTTTGGTTCAGCTTTATGCACTCTACCATGTGACAGGACTATCCTGCTCTTGGGACAGTTTCTGGGATCGGTTAATTCAATGTAGAGGCTAAATTCCCAATGAATGCTCATCTTCAAAGGGAATTTCAATTTGCATCATTATTGATATCTACAAAGCTAATGAAAAATAACCATGTAAGATAATAGGATGGATTGTTAACAAACTACATACCTTAACTTTGTCTTGAAAGAATCTGCTGAATGACCCACTCGATGACTTTCTTGGTGCTGTCCTCCAGTTAAGGGTAGTGACATCTAAGTATTTGGAAGGCTCCTTAGAGGCCTCACAAGAAGTGTCCCTGACAGGCGGCCAGTCCAGCGATCTTCTTGGGCCTTTCCTCCAACTCCTTGCTTCAGCTGGTTTCCCAAGTGTTCCAAAACGTGACGgttgtgttttttccttcaagACTTCAAGCTTTGAAATGTCTGTTATTTGCCATTCAGAATTAGGCTTGCTTCCACACTGAAACTTAGTATTCCAGGTGACCTGCCAGTTACAGTCAGTTGATTTATATGGCAGACTTGTGTCCACCGCATCTACACTTGCTGCTAATGAGGAAGGATACAATGTGGCAGACAGATTGCACTTCACAGAATCCAAGAATGATGGGGCAGACCTTCGCCGTGTCTGCTCACAATTCTGAGACAAAGTGTCCTTTGGTAAGTCTTGCCCTGGAGCTCCTGTTCTTCCATCACATGATGGAGAAGTGTGGGAAATATACTGAATGTTCTCTCCAGTAATTTTTAAGAATTtgtcttttctgttttgttgaTAATTTTCAAAAAGCCTTTTAGGAGACACCTTTTTCTTGAAAACTTTGTTGCATAGTTTGTGACACACACTGAGTGTGTCTGTCGGGTTACTTTCTGTGACACGACCTGCTTCCGAGTTGACAGTGCTCATCTTAAAACTCCCAGACAAATTTCTTTCACTGACAGTCAAAAAAACATTTTCCTTCCGTTCAGTCTCACTCACAGTCCATTCATTAGTGTTACTGTGTGAATATTTGTGCCGAAGACCAAAAGCCCCATTTCTTTTAGTAGAAGCACGTGAAGCACTTTTGCTCAAAGATGCTTCAATTTCAGACCCAGGATGCTCTTCACATCCCTCAAGTGGAATTTGAGGGCTGTAAAATTGTGAggaattcttttcctttttcaaggACTTTTGAGAATCATAAGAGAGGTCAATGTGCTGAAATAGATTACCATTTTCTCTTGTAAAATCCTTATTATACTTCGCCCAGAAGTTGGAAACAGGAGATGGCTGTAACACTTTCTTTGCAGACATGTTTGTTGGTGAGTATTTGTTGGTACATGTAGAATGCTCAACTTCTTTAAAGACATCCACTTGGTATTCCATTGAAAAGCAACCAGGATACTTCTCAGAGAATTCCTGAACTGTGAAATGCTCCACAGACTTACGAGCCTTTCTGCCTGACTTTTTGGTGACTGCAGCTTCAGCCCCCTCAGTGCCCTCATCTTGAGAGTGAATGCAAGGTTCAAATTCCTCTTCAAAAGTTAAAGGATCCGAATCAAGTGCCTGTGGAAATGAAGTCAAAAGTATTAAGTCTAGACTCAACAGTATTTGTCACATCAGAGTTTGTGTAACATTACATTTTATACAACAATAAATTGGAGTCAAGCTTTAACTTACATTTGTCTCCATCCTTTCTGTATTATGAGCCATAACCCGAAATCACTCAACCTGTGGCAAATATATATTAAtctatcaataaataaataaatacatacatacatacatacatacatacatacatacaaacatacacacacacacatatgtatatacaggtaactccaTTTGCAAGTGTTTAATatacgcgtttttgttattacgcgaccgaaaaaatattgtaataaATTCAATTTGcgcaatcggtttgcttatatgtCATTTGGCCCAACCGTATTTTCAAACTAAGTGccagacacaatttcaaactgcgcgcaAGAgagttccatatatatatatatatatatatatatatatatatatatatatatatatatatatatatatatatatacagtaaggtcttggtttacgtcagagttacgttcctgaaacatgacgtaagtcgattttgtacgtaactcgagtttccgtacatttcaaagcatattatcgagttttcaaccaatcattgtttatggtcattcaggtaagttatattgttatattatttacaactatataggaatatgaaacacaagtttgtttttgttgttgattagggccacgaacgcgaaggactgcaggttgccgagaggggtggccctgaggccgccaggagggtgggcaggtcgaatgttgtgacgccaaGGGTAGACAgctgggagcatagtgcagtgcggtgggagtagaagcgtgggcagcggggcaggaaatgcaatagggatcagcagacagacgcagacagtgcaagtgagctgcgagtgtcgtgtggcccaggcaaggctctggagttgttattgttgtgatgggtgcgcgaaccctcaaggtcgtcaatctccccgttgtcatggtaacgggcttcccattttcttcttccctccctcacacagctgctgcttcccttctcatgtcttttaattatgtcctctttttcttgtagcataatggttttccttttcttagcatcactgctgtcactaagaagttttctctttggtgccattgagcaagatactaagaacttgagtcagtaaatgcagaagtaggataacactcttgccaggggcgatggtgtggtgaaagtgaggcagggtgttattgtattcaagcatgaggcgggcagtgtggcgggcaaccaccaacaataacaataaatcctgcgctttacgatttataaattttcatttttttaatcttaaattgccttataatggactgacgtaactatgagtttgacgtaactcgagaccgacgtaacctgggactttactgtatatatatatagtaaagtcccgggttacgtcggtctcgagttacgtcaaactcgcacttatgtcagtccactataaggcaatttaagatttagaAAATTGAAAACTTCTAAATTGTAAAGCAcagggtttattgttattgttggctgccaggcgtcactagtggttatccaccacaccgcccacctcatgcttgaatacaataacactctacgtacctcagttccaccacaccgtcgcccctggcaagagtgttcctacatctgcgtttgctgactatcttagtatcttgctcaatggcaccaaaaagaaaactcctgagtgatagcagtgatgctaagaaaaggaaaaccattacgctacaagaaaaagtggacataattaaaagacatgagaaggaggcagcagctgtgtgtaagggagtgaagaagaaaatgggaagcccgttaccatgacaacgggaggttgacgaccttgagggctcacgcacctatcacaacaataacaactccgagccttcgcctgggccacacgacactcgcagctcacttgcaccgtctgcgcttgtctgctgatccctattgccctttcctattgcatttcctgcccgctgcccacgcttctactcccaccgcactgcactcgctcccagctgtccgccctgggcgtcacaacattcgacctgcccaccctcctggcggcctcaggcgtccacccctctggcaacatgcagtccttcgcgttcgcggccctaatcaacaacaaaaacaagcttgtgtttcatattcctacatacttgtaaataatataacaatataacctttacttatataacgcttctactcctaccgcactccacaaagctcccagctgtccgccctgggtgtcacaacattcgacctgcccaccctcctggcggcctcaggccgcccctctcggcaacctgcagtccttcgcgttcgcggccctaatcaatatattcctacatagttgtaaataatatac from Portunus trituberculatus isolate SZX2019 chromosome 47, ASM1759143v1, whole genome shotgun sequence carries:
- the LOC123498029 gene encoding uncharacterized protein LOC123498029 isoform X1 translates to MAHNTERMETNALDSDPLTFEEEFEPCIHSQDEGTEGAEAAVTKKSGRKARKSVEHFTVQEFSEKYPGCFSMEYQVDVFKEVEHSTCTNKYSPTNMSAKKVLQPSPVSNFWAKYNKDFTRENGNLFQHIDLSYDSQKSLKKEKNSSQFYSPQIPLEGCEEHPGSEIEASLSKSASRASTKRNGAFGLRHKYSHSNTNEWTVSETERKENVFLTVSERNLSGSFKMSTVNSEAGRVTESNPTDTLSVCHKLCNKVFKKKVSPKRLFENYQQNRKDKFLKITGENIQYISHTSPSCDGRTGAPGQDLPKDTLSQNCEQTRRRSAPSFLDSVKCNLSATLYPSSLAASVDAVDTSLPYKSTDCNWQVTWNTKFQCGSKPNSEWQITDISKLEVLKEKTQPSRFGTLGKPAEARSWRKGPRRSLDWPPVRDTSCEASKEPSKYLDVTTLNWRTAPRKSSSGSFSRFFQDKVKADFDDKELVVKSFAPGFVDTHCHIDFLFERIRHSGSYSKFRNDTKDPFPLSYEGCVTIFCKPWTFSKISWWEAIIEEVGVWAAFGCHPHFADHFGDEEEAYLQVALMNSNTLALGEIGLDYHKKNQDRFTTQKDVFRRQLRVAVSVNKPVVIHCRDAQRDCIDIMKEILPLNYPIHLHCFCGTWREAEEWLETFSGLFLGITNLVNNTNDLRCHELQMAVKKIPLQRLLLETDAPYFRPAFLQAGQHSHPGMALYVAAKVAHLKGEEVEVVLAKTRNNTKLIHGFKETRL
- the LOC123498029 gene encoding uncharacterized protein LOC123498029 isoform X2; protein product: MAHNTERMETNALDSDPLTFEEEFEPCIHSQDEGTEGAEAAVTKKSGRKARKSVEHFTVQEFSEKYPGCFSMEYQVDVFKEVEHSTCTNKYSPTNMSAKKVLQPSPVSNFWAKYNKDFTRENGNLFQHIDLSYDSQKSLKKEKNSSQFYSPQIPLEGCEEHPGSEIEASLSKSASRASTKRNGAFGLRHKYSHSNTNEWTVSETERKENVFLTVSERNLSGSFKMSTVNSEAGRVTESNPTDTLSVCHKLCNKVFKKKVSPKRLFENYQQNRKDKFLKITGENIQYISHTSPSCDGRTGAPGQDLPKDTLSQNCEQTRRRSAPSFLDSVKCNLSATLYPSSLAASVDAVDTSLPYKSTDCNWQVTWNTKFQCGSKPNSEWQITDISKLEVLKEKTQPSRFGTLGKPAEARSWRKGPRRSLDWPPVRDTSCEASKEPSKYLDVTTLNWRTAPRKSSSGSFSRFFQDKVKADFDDKELVVKSFAPGFVDTHCHIDFLFERIRHSGSYSKFRNDTKDPFPLSYEGCVTIFCKPWTFSKISWWEAIIEEVGVWAAFGCHPHFADHFGDEEEAYLQVALMNSNTLALGEIGLDYHKKNQDRFTTQKDVFRRQLRVAVSVNKPVVIHCRDAQRDCIDIMKEILPLNYPIHLHCFCGTWREAEEWLETFSGLFLGITNLVNNTNDLRCHELQMAVKKIPLQRLLLETDAPYFRPAFLQAGQHSHPGMALYVAAKVAHLKGEEVEVVLAKTRNNTKLMYGI
- the LOC123498029 gene encoding uncharacterized protein LOC123498029 isoform X3 produces the protein MEYQVDVFKEVEHSTCTNKYSPTNMSAKKVLQPSPVSNFWAKYNKDFTRENGNLFQHIDLSYDSQKSLKKEKNSSQFYSPQIPLEGCEEHPGSEIEASLSKSASRASTKRNGAFGLRHKYSHSNTNEWTVSETERKENVFLTVSERNLSGSFKMSTVNSEAGRVTESNPTDTLSVCHKLCNKVFKKKVSPKRLFENYQQNRKDKFLKITGENIQYISHTSPSCDGRTGAPGQDLPKDTLSQNCEQTRRRSAPSFLDSVKCNLSATLYPSSLAASVDAVDTSLPYKSTDCNWQVTWNTKFQCGSKPNSEWQITDISKLEVLKEKTQPSRFGTLGKPAEARSWRKGPRRSLDWPPVRDTSCEASKEPSKYLDVTTLNWRTAPRKSSSGSFSRFFQDKVKADFDDKELVVKSFAPGFVDTHCHIDFLFERIRHSGSYSKFRNDTKDPFPLSYEGCVTIFCKPWTFSKISWWEAIIEEVGVWAAFGCHPHFADHFGDEEEAYLQVALMNSNTLALGEIGLDYHKKNQDRFTTQKDVFRRQLRVAVSVNKPVVIHCRDAQRDCIDIMKEILPLNYPIHLHCFCGTWREAEEWLETFSGLFLGITNLVNNTNDLRCHELQMAVKKIPLQRLLLETDAPYFRPAFLQAGQHSHPGMALYVAAKVAHLKGEEVEVVLAKTRNNTKLIHGFKETRL